In Pochonia chlamydosporia 170 chromosome 3, whole genome shotgun sequence, the following are encoded in one genomic region:
- a CDS encoding chitin synthase activator (Chs3) (similar to Neosartorya fischeri NRRL 181 XP_001257485.1): MAYRGGYGGGGGGSQRPYAGPAAPRPGPRGGYNEGPSQQQFGGRQPLNEYQDGYGYDSQGGGYADEGPQQYQDDYGPGPTRGGPMPPYARGGGPIPRPGTADGIRGGSYPQGRGMGPGPGRAMPARGGPAGGRPARRPPPTHPDPGYGGYEQDRQLAGQMSGMDLNGQRSRSDGRSSYETTRSQDDYGRPQGYGGPRQGPPAGQAGAGFGGYDDGYGTAPQQPARNEFGPPSRSMTMPVNDFPAAQNMPPPRRVGTAPFNGPGGPGGVPARPSTAGGHRPPPQRIYPQDRQVPARDPYGGGYQDERGGYNGAPAASGQGSRPGPSPSVDEVFDSYYATPGMSGSDQHDQYGAPVNQSRGSLDQSMRPAVEQSQPGAHGTPRLHHAKSEANFHEPQAAVFEMAGDIPSMPPVPQVQPYRPEYGQGYSASPVGYDQLPPRGPSAPPGPIHDMRAGGNMGMSRHGTASSIHTTSDTLPSHPTPVRPGLMANSMVNMNDRPPPVRNYGGVPQQQQPQQQPQQQPQQYAQSLPPQPQQQPQHQQPPPARGGYPSNVEIGQIQEPVTPQELERLRMVIKVNANDQESALRLAKRLIEAADVLAPKLPDPKQRAKARERYLMDSHKVLKKLSNAQNSEAMFVLADSLGKGLFGNEPDNKEAFTLYQSAAKVGHAAAAYRTAVCCEIGHEDGGGTRKDPLKAMQWYKRAATLGDPPAMYKVGMILLKGLLGQPKNPREAVSWLRRAGERADAENPHALHELGLLYESASGNDAIIRDESYALELFQKAADLGYKFSQYRLGCAFEYGALGCPIDPRQSIYWYSQAAQQEEHQSELSLSGWYLTGSPGVLAQNDTEAYLWARKAAVAGLAKAEYAMGYFTEVGIGVAANLEDAKRWYWRAAAQDFPKARDRLEDLKRAGKGGQFKPQQRISRSRIERERQEGECVVM, translated from the exons ATGGCCTACAGGGGAGGATatggtggcggaggtggaggtTCACAGCGTCCGTATGCTGGTCCAGCGGCGCCCCGACCTGGTCCTAGAGGAGGATATAATGAAGGACCTTCACAGCAGCAGTTTGGCGGCCGGCAACCACTTAACGAATATCAGGACGGATATGGATACGACAGCCAGGGAGGAGGCTATGCAGATGAAGGCCCTCAACAATACCAAGATGATTACGGACCCGGCCCGACAAGAGGAGGCCCAATGCCTCCATATGCGAGGGGCGGTGGTCCTATACCCCGTCCTGGAACTGCTGATGGCATCCGCGGAGGCTCTTATCCCCAGGGTAGAGGCATGGGACCGGGACCTGGCCGTGCGATGCCGGCACGGGGTGGTCCAGCGGGAGGTAGACCTG CGCGACGACCGCCTCCAACTCATCCAGACCCCGGGTATGGTGGCTACGAGCAGGACCGACAGTTGGCTGGCCAAATGTCCGGCATGGATTTAAATGGCCAAAGGTCAAGATCCGACGGAAGATCCAGCTATGAAACGACACGAAGTCAAGATGATTACGGGCGACCCCAAGGCTACGGAGGCCCCCGACAAGGTCCGCCTGCTGGACAGGCTGGGGCTGGCTTTGGAGGCTATGATGATGGCTATGGCACCGCGCCTCAGCAACCGGCGAGAAATGAGTTCGGACCACCAAGTCGAAGCATGACAATGCCGGTCAACGATTTCCCAGCTGCTCAAAACATGCCACCTCCACGACGAGTAGGTACGGCCCCATTTAACGGACCAGGAGGCCCTGGAGGCGTACCGGCAAGGCCCTCAACTGCTGGCGGTCatcgccctcctcctcaaagAATTTATCCGCAGGATCGTCAGGTACCGGCTCGAGACCCTTACGGAGGCGGCTACCAAGATGAGCGAGGAGGATACAATGGTGCGCCTGCAGCATCCGGACAAGGTTCTCGCCCAGGTCCCTCGCCGTCGGTTGATGAGGTGTTCGACTCATATTATGCCACTCCCGGAATGAGCGGCTCTGATCAGCATGATCAGTACGGTGCACCTGTGAACCAAAGTCGCGGGTCCCTCGACCAGTCGATGCGGCCAGCTGTAGAGCAGTCGCAGCCTGGAGCCCACGGCACGCCGAGATTGCATCACGCCAAATCGGAGGCCAATTTTCATGAACCACAAGCTGCTGTCTTTGAGATGGCTGGCGATATCCCCTCGATGCCTCCCGTACCACAAGTGCAGCCTTACCGGCCAGAATATGGCCAGGGTTATAGTGCGTCGCCAGTGGGCTACGATCAACTGCCCCCGCGTGGCCCCAGTGCGCCGCCAGGACCGATCCACGACATGAGAGCCGGGGGCAACATGGGCATGTCTAGGCACGGGACTGCGTCGTCCATACACACAACCTCAGACACTCTTCCTTCGCATCCTACGCCTGTTCGACCGGGATTAATGGCTAACTCGATGGTGAATATGAATGACCGACCTCCCCCTGTGCGGAACTATGGCGGTGTTccacaacagcagcaacctcagcagcaacctcagcagcaacctcagcaatATGCCCAATCTCTAccacctcaaccacaacagcagccgcaacatcaacagcctccTCCGGCTCGAGGCGGATACCCGTCCAATGTGGAAATAGGACAAATCCAGGAGCCGGTAACGCCGCAGGAGTTGGAGCGTCTACGGATGGTTATAAAGGTCAATGCCAACGATCAGGAATCAGCTTTGCGCCTAGCAAAAAGACTGATTGAAGCCGCCGACGTTTTGGCGCCAAAGCTACCTGACCCCAAGCAACGGGCAAAGGCTCGTGAGCGATACCTAATGGACTCGCACAAGGTGCTAAAGAAGCTTTCCAACGCACAGAATTCAGAGGCCATGTTTGTTCTGGCAGATAGCCTCGGAAAGGGACTGTTTGGCAACGAGCCAGATAACAAGGAGGCTTTCACCCTGTACCAGTCTGCTGCAAAGGTGGGACATGCGGCTGCTGCGTACCGTACTGCAGTCTGTTGCGAGATTGGACATgaggatggcggcggcacGCGTAAAGACCCTCTAAAGGCGATGCAGTGGTACAAGCGCGCAGCAACACTTGGCGACCCTCCAGCCATGTACAAGGTTGGTATGATTCTCCTCAAGGGGCTGCTGGGTCAACCCAAGAATCCACGCGAAGCTGTGAGCTGGTTGAGACGCGCGGGAGAGAGGGCCGATGCGGAGAATCCCCATGCTCTCCATGAGCTTGGCCTACTCTACGAATCTGCTTCCGGAAACGACGCCATCATCCGAGACGAAAGCTATGCCCTGGAATTGTTCCAAAAGGCTGCGGATTTAGGCTACAAGTTCTCACAATATCGCTTGGGCTGTGCATTCGAGTATGGTGCATTGGGCTGTCCCATCGATCCAAGACAGTCCATCTACTGGTATTCACAGGCTGCTCAGCAGGAAGAGCACCAGTCAGAGCTGTCCCTTAGCGGATGGTACCTGACAGGGAGCCCAGGAGTTCTGGCCCAAAACGACACAGAGGCATATCTCTGGGCGAGAAAGGCGGCAGTGGCTGGTCTGGCAAAGGCAGAATACGCAATGGGATACTTTACAGAAGTGGGAATCGGTGTCGCTGCGAACTTGGAGGATGCCAAACGGTGGTACTGGAGAGCTGCTG CCCAGGACTTCCCCAAGGCCAGAGATCGCCTAGAAGACCTCAAACGTGCTGGCAAAGGCGGGCAATTCAAACCCCAGCAGCGTATTTCACGTAGTCGCATCGAGCGAGaacgacaagaaggagagtgTGTGGTAATGTGA
- a CDS encoding MFS transporter (similar to Coccidioides immitis RS XP_001246588.1), which yields MSSTSEDAKATAYPWKLGRLFRGRANDGSGQETQAPGHSKWSFGVLNDKQTVEVPGSVLLLAANRNEPLGLRTVHARTSHSSIPTGFPVDMPLTPGGSRPRPDTQTPPSGSQRPDPVEEKAVEDKKKTQDGAIILDPQPEDSANDPLNWPNWRRDTALLSLGFYCMIGGGITSIMAAGFTDIAHDLDVEVETVSLTVGLYMMGLGVGSVLASPTAILFGKRPVYLASVIIFIGTCVWCGYSPSFSSLLAARVFQGIAVSPVECLPSATIAEIFFLHERAYRIGIYTLLLLGGKNLIPLVSAAIIGAIVAMVAGLGFVLLFLFVPETFWDRTPTRKPSNRPSFLRRLSSRRNIPVPRLSSQSARTPKTPERPHSPGAATRQRELHVGFVPETPGAADSHRDGEGDKTTNVDAPPAAHLQPVSSGHHVAFATSGDAEKQDVSPRAESTGNMRGETPSIVVSPSGEKSKEVPKTEPDHLDTNVPVVHVPDEHHVLDGTSSIHSPVRSPRSNLRQSHSGPGGHSPYLQSVTGSDANVDYFSHGPNFDNERIPASALRGPPRIQAYTHNLRQQPAKTFTQQLKPYHGRLNSDKWIKVMIRPFILYAYPAVLWSAAVYACSIGWLIVISETMAVIYRDPTSYNFDALQTGLVYVSPFVGGVLGTGVAGKISDLIVRAMARRNGGLYEPEFRLVMAIPIMLTTCIGLIGFGWSAQEKDHWMVPTAFFGILSFGCSLGSTTAITFCVDSYRQYAGEALVTLNFSKNVLHGLVFSLFVSHWMAKDGPKQVYMWLGIIQLLLQLTTIPLFIYGKRARMWTTRMNLMEKF from the exons ATGTCGTCTACCTCGGAAGACGCAAAGGCGACAGCCTACCCTTGGAAGCTGGGCCGGTTATTTAGAGGAAGAGCCAACGATGGTAGCGGACAAGAGACCCAAGCACCCGGACACTCAAAATGGAGCTTCGGTGTGCTCAACGATAAACAGACCGTCGAGGTTCCAG GTTCTGTATTACTTCTGGCTGCTAACCGCAATGAACCTCTTGGTCTGCGTACTGTGCATGCCAGGACGTCTCATTCATCTATTCCAACGGGCTTTCCCGTTGATATGCCATTAACCCCAGGAGGctctcgtcctcgtcccgATACACAAACCCCCCCCTCTGGCTCCCAACGGCCTGATCCCGTTGAAGAAAAGGCCGTtgaagacaagaagaaaacacAGGACGGTGCCATCATTCTCGACCCTCAACCCGAAGACTCGGCCAACGATCCATTGAACTGGCCTAACTGGCGTCGAGACACTGCATTGTTGTCCCTCGGATTTTATTGCATGATTGGCGGTGGTATTAcatccatcatggccgcAGGGTTCACCGACATTGCTCATGATTTGGATGTCGAAGTCGAGACTGTGTCTCTCACGGTCGGTCTATATATGATGGGCCTTGGCGTAGGCTCAGTTCTGGCCTCTCCGACCGCCATTCTGTTCGGCAAACGGCCTGTATATCTTGCTAGTGTCATTATCTTCATTGGAACATGTGTTTGGTGTGGCTACTCTCCGAgcttttcttctctgctCGCGGCCAGAGTGTTCCAAGGCATAGCCGTCAGCCCCGTGGAATGTCTTCCCTCCGCAACGATTGCGGAAATTTTCTTTCTCCACGAACGAGCCTATCGCATCGGAATCTACactcttttgcttcttggcggcaAGAATTTGATTCCCTTGGTCAGCGCTGCCATCATTGGCGC CATCGTTGCCATGGTAGCTGGACTAGGctttgtccttcttttccttttcgttCCCGAAACATTCTGGGATCGTACACCAACGCGGAAACCATCAAATCGGCCTAGTTTCCTCCGCCGCCTTTCTTCACGTAGGAACATACCAGTACCTCGTCTATCGTCCCAGTCCGCAAGGACTCCAAAGACCCCTGAGCGGCCGCATTCACCCGGCGCGGCAACCCGCCAAAGGGAGCTCCATGTCGGATTTGTTCCCGAGACGCCTGGAGCGGCCGACTCTCATCGTGATGGCGAAGGCGATAAGACGACCAACGTCGATGCTCCTCCGGCGGCACATCTGCAACCTGTCTCCTCTGGCCATCATGTTGCGTTCGCCACATCTGGTGATGCCGAAAAGCAGGATGTCTCGCCGCGCGCAGAATCAACAGGCAATATGCGAGGCGAGACGCCTTCCATTGTCGTATCACCATCTGGTGAGAAATCGAAAGAAGTCCCCAAGACAGAACCTGACCATCTCGATACAAATGTACCCGTTGTACACGTACCTGATGAGCACCATGTTCTGGACGGGACTAGCTCTATACACAGTCCAGTTCGGTCACCGAGATCCAACCTTCGACAATCTCACAGCGGGCCGGGCGGGCATTCGCCATACCTTCAGAGTGTCACGGGCAGCGATGCTAATGTGGATTACTTCTCTCATGGGCCAAATTTCGATAATGAGAGAATTCCCGCGTCAGCGCTCCGGGGCCCTCCTAGAATCCAGGCTTACACGCATAACTTGCGACAGCAACCTGCCAAGACATTCACGCAGCAGCTTAAACCATACCACGGGCGGCTCAACAGCGACAAATGGATCAAGGTTATGATCCGGCCATTCATCCTGTACGCATATCCGGCCGTCCTATGGTCTGCTGCGGTATACGCCTGCTCGATTGGTTGGTTAATCGTCATCTCTGAGACCATGGCTGTCATCTACCGAGACCCAACAAGTTACAACTTCGATGCGCTCCAAACCGGTCTTGTGTATGTCTCCCCATTTGTCGGCGGTGTCCTTGGTACTGGTGTAGCAGGGAAGATTAGTGACCTGATTGTTCGAGCTATGGCGCGTCGTAATGGTGGTTTGTACGAACCCGAGTTTCGACTGGTTATGGCAATCCCTATCATGCTTACGACCTGTATTGGACTGATTGGATTTGGCTGGTCTGCTCAAGAAAAGGATCATTGGATGGTTCCAACCGCATTTTTTGGCATTCTTTCGTTTGGTTGTTCCCTAGGTTCCACCACTGCTATCACGTTTTGCGTTGATAGCTATCGTCAGTACGCTGGAGAGGCACTTGTGACactcaacttctccaagaaCGTCTTGCACGGCCTTGTTTTTagtttgtttgtttctcaCTGGATGGCCAAAGACGGACCAAAACAAGTGTATATGTGGTTGGGCATCATTCAGCTTCTACTTCAACTCACCACGATCCCCTTGTTCATCTACGGTAAGAGAGCCCGTATGTGGACGACAAGGATGAACCTTATGGAGAAGTTTTAA
- a CDS encoding thioredoxin-like fold protein (similar to Metarhizium robertsii ARSEF 23 XP_007820050.1), whose protein sequence is MHPIFVNTTGPRAALLGAKPVAAVAALAARKTSVTGPQYYKRQTPLSSSRAFQSTTPARQPKNQVFSPIRNPDSFNTYLSLSSSSRTPLLTLWTASWCPTCRTVLPLIQSLVESGTGESDGGVAFAPVEFDSPDIMSSSSYSENLAMTYMITSIPTLLSFDAGEAQTATKVTDGRKLADRQFLIEWIQNEARRHGGRGGGGDGGPGSSVFGGLFGNKK, encoded by the exons ATGCACCCCATCTtcgtcaacaccaccggCCCCCGCGCCGCTCTTCTCGGCGCCAAACCTGTGGCTGCGGTAGCTGCTTTAGCTGCCCGTAAGACGTCCGTCACGGGGCCTCAATATTATAAACGGCAAACACCTTTATCGTCAAGCCGAGCCTTCCAATCCACAACCCCTGCTCGTCAGCCCAAGAACCAAGTCTTCAGCCC TATTCGCAACCCAGACTCCTTCAACACCTACCTCTCCCTATCCTCCTCATCCCGCACTCCACTCCTAACCCTCTGGACAGCATCATGGTGTCCAACATGCCGCACCGTTCTGCCCCTGATCCAATCCCTCGTTGAATCCGGCACAGGCGAGTCAGACGGCGGCGTGGCATTCGCACCCGTCGAGTTCGACTCCCCAGACATCATGTCCTCCTCATCCTATTCTGAAAACCTCGCCATGACTTACATGATCACTTCTATCCCCACGCTGCTCAGCTTTGATGCCGGCGAGGCCCAGACAGCCACAAAGGTCACTGATGGGCGGAAGCTTGCTGATCGGCAGTTCTTGATTGAATGGATCCAGAACGAGGCTCGTCGACATGGAGGCCGTGGGGGCGGAGGCGACGGTGGACCAGGATCATCTGTATTTGGCGGTTTATTCGGCAACAAGAAATGA